Proteins from one Aureimonas sp. SA4125 genomic window:
- a CDS encoding acyltransferase, translating into MREFTVNNDQTDLVALYSQRLAAARLILIIMVVYVHVPLILPALTDAWSPSILEPAFIANKTALRFAVSVLTIMSGFILFAKYSDRHPISTLKKKIKTLAVPFFLWNIPLVVALYVAQAMQLTSGRRLDLVNADLIGWLDATIALSTRPVNYPLYFLRDLFVINCLAIILSKFIRKFTVVALIGSFVIAEYDFDGILVLRSSMLPAFVIGAALAIWRIDLRSTDKLLPVIAPLFLLSCLLQYYYPSSGGSIYVAALGAMTIWQTTGFLERTGRITGIANAAKFAFPIYLMHGVILVVALSLGVSVTPTVYGLLLWLLLPAAIAVTCCLVFVVMRQLVPSAVQIATGGRGA; encoded by the coding sequence GTGAGAGAATTTACAGTTAACAACGATCAGACAGATCTCGTCGCCCTCTACTCGCAAAGGCTAGCCGCCGCGCGCCTCATCCTCATTATCATGGTCGTCTACGTTCATGTCCCTTTAATTCTACCTGCTTTGACGGACGCTTGGAGTCCTTCGATCTTGGAGCCGGCATTCATCGCCAATAAAACGGCACTCCGATTTGCGGTCTCAGTACTAACTATTATGTCGGGTTTTATTTTATTTGCAAAATATTCGGATAGGCATCCGATCTCTACGCTTAAGAAGAAAATAAAGACGCTCGCCGTCCCATTTTTTCTGTGGAATATTCCATTAGTTGTCGCACTTTATGTTGCTCAGGCTATGCAGTTAACTAGCGGTCGGCGGCTTGATCTAGTAAATGCCGATCTGATAGGGTGGCTGGATGCAACAATAGCACTTTCCACTAGGCCGGTTAATTATCCTCTTTACTTTTTGCGGGATCTTTTTGTTATCAATTGTCTAGCAATTATTCTATCAAAATTCATTCGGAAATTCACTGTTGTTGCCCTTATCGGATCATTTGTCATCGCAGAATATGATTTTGACGGTATTTTAGTTCTGCGGTCGTCTATGCTTCCTGCCTTTGTCATCGGTGCCGCCCTGGCAATTTGGCGAATTGATCTCCGTTCGACTGATAAGTTGCTGCCTGTGATCGCACCGCTTTTCCTGCTTTCATGCCTCCTACAATACTATTACCCGTCATCCGGTGGCAGCATTTACGTGGCCGCTCTTGGAGCCATGACGATTTGGCAGACCACCGGCTTCTTAGAAAGGACGGGAAGAATTACCGGGATCGCCAATGCAGCGAAGTTCGCCTTCCCGATCTATCTAATGCACGGGGTGATCCTTGTCGTCGCCTTGTCTCTAGGAGTTTCGGTTACGCCGACTGTCTACGGACTGCTGCTTTGGCTACTTTTGCCCGCCGCAATTGCAGTCACATGCTGTCTAGTATTCGTCGTCATGAGACAATTGGTACCATCCGCTGTCCAGATTGCTACAGGCGGCCGCGGCGCATAA
- a CDS encoding LysM domain-containing protein, translating into MRSYTVSGEESLAEIAKRELGHESYWLRLYAWNAAAVPKNIASKDRVAAGVVLMLPNTPFA; encoded by the coding sequence ATGCGCAGCTACACCGTCAGCGGCGAAGAATCACTCGCTGAAATCGCAAAGCGCGAGCTCGGCCATGAAAGCTATTGGCTTCGCCTGTACGCGTGGAATGCAGCGGCAGTGCCCAAGAATATTGCGTCGAAAGATCGCGTAGCAGCAGGAGTCGTTCTTATGCTGCCGAACACGCCCTTTGCTTGA
- a CDS encoding N-acetylmuramoyl-L-alanine amidase has protein sequence MARVICHWSAGRHEASSVDRQHYHLIIEDDGNLVRGDLSIKANEAPIRGNYAAHTLGTNTGSIGVALACMVGAIENPFRAGVAPMTATQWETLIEVVADLCRRYGIEPTPTTVLSHAEVQANLGNRQRGKWDFTRLAFDPDIVGACTIGDRLRMAVGIAMAGGAVRAIEEPAAAETGAPGDMELRGATTAGWLNFRRAPDGEIIGGLPRGTAIAIVDSDDGWYRARTPGGHLGWVSARYVSLT, from the coding sequence ATGGCGCGCGTCATCTGCCATTGGTCGGCCGGGCGGCACGAGGCATCAAGCGTCGACCGCCAGCACTACCACCTGATCATCGAGGACGACGGCAATCTCGTCCGCGGGGATCTGTCGATCAAAGCGAACGAGGCGCCGATCCGGGGCAACTACGCGGCGCACACGCTGGGGACCAACACCGGGTCTATCGGCGTGGCGCTGGCCTGCATGGTCGGCGCCATCGAGAACCCCTTCCGGGCCGGTGTCGCCCCGATGACGGCGACACAGTGGGAGACGCTGATTGAGGTCGTCGCCGATCTCTGCCGGCGCTACGGCATCGAGCCCACGCCGACGACGGTGCTGAGCCATGCCGAAGTGCAGGCCAATCTCGGGAACAGGCAGCGCGGCAAGTGGGATTTCACGCGGCTCGCCTTCGACCCCGACATCGTCGGCGCCTGCACAATCGGCGACAGGCTACGCATGGCGGTGGGGATCGCGATGGCCGGCGGCGCGGTGCGGGCCATTGAGGAGCCCGCGGCGGCGGAGACCGGCGCGCCTGGCGATATGGAGCTGCGCGGCGCGACGACGGCCGGATGGCTCAACTTCCGGCGGGCGCCCGATGGCGAGATCATCGGCGGCCTGCCGCGCGGCACGGCCATCGCCATCGTCGACAGCGACGACGGCTGGTATCGCGCGCGCACGCCCGGCGGCCATCTCGGCTGGGTGAGTGCCCGGTACGTCTCGCTGACCTGA